AACcggaagctctgataccacttgtagagATTTATAAGCTTAGGTTACTTAGGTTAGAAGTTATCTTGACCTAGGTCTAGTACTGAAAGTAAAGACACAAACGATTTAACGAGTTCCCGGCCCTCGGCGAGGTACGTCTCGTGGGAGAACTTCTGCTCCCAAAATCCACTAGATCAAAGAGTCTCTAGCTACACCAAATCAGTGTACTAGATAGTTTACACAAGTAACAATCAATCCCCACAAGAGAATACAACAAAGCCCCTTAGATCAATTAGACTTAGGCCTAAGCTTATTGATCTTGTATTGTTGCCTCCTACTCTTGCACTTCAATATGATTACTTGTTGTTGCCGCTGCTTGATTTCCTTAAGCGTTAACCTAATCAGCATACTAACATCTCATATATATGTTGTGTATGTGATCAGGTGTTGCTGCTGGAGTGGGCCTGCGACTTGCCTTGGCCCATGATGAGTGCTGCTGCTGGCCCATCAGTATGTGGGAAAGTCCAAACCTACACAGCAAACAGAAGGGTTGTGTTTCGATAAGTTATATATGAAAAGTGATTCAAACAATCGTATGACCCAGCAGCGCTTTATCTCTTATTACATTGATTTGGTTCCATGTTTTTCCTCTCTCCCGGGTCTTTCGAATACAACGAGTTTTGGATCCAAATCGAATCCTTCTAAGAGAAGTAGTGAGTTACTTGATCAAATCCTTCTAAGAGAACACAACCAAAAAAACAGATTTCATAAGCAGAGAGTAAAATAAGAGATTGTGGTATTAAAACTCCATACCATTTGTTTAACTTGTTCCATTCCACCAGCTCCAAAAGTGTGTCCGCAAGGCAAAATCATAGCATCAGACATCAAAGCCCAACTGCAAAGAGATAAAACAAAAGGCTATATATTAATGGTGAGGTATAACTAAAAGCTGTTTGTCTAAAAACATATGTTATAGGATCAGACAATATGGTCCTCAAAGACTCGATCGAATTGCTCAAAGACTCGATCGAATTGctcaaagaagaagaggaagcgtCTCTTCTGCCACTAACGTCACACCCATTTTCAGCAGCAACTAATGATGATTCCTATATATTATCAGCAGAGTCAACTCAAACTTCAAAATCAAGACAAAGAAAGAAActttaaaacatcaaataaaaaaacagagtaaagcaATGACCTTTGTAGGAGCAGTTTTGAAGAAGGGCGGTGATACTTTAGCGAGTTGAATCATCGGATTCGACATGCAAAACCGTGAGCATAGTTGTCGACTTGCCTCTGCTGATCATCGTCTCCACAACTTCCCCCATCGATCTGAGAGAGAGACCCGAGGATGGGATTTTGACGAAATCGAACAAGAGGAAGTCACAATCGACGACGACCAAACAGATCAAGCATCATCTCCGTTGGATCAAACATCATCATCGACATAATCGACGAGGAAGAGATTTCACCGTCACGAAGTTGAGAAAGACCAACGAAATAGAAGAGATGACTTTTTGTCTCTCTCGTGTAAAAGGTATGGCCCAATACGCTGCTGCCACGTATGAGGTTTTTTAACAAATCTAAACTCCCTTAATTAAACACCGGTTCTAACTGATTTtaccattttttatttaatttttcccCTTTTTTTTAGAACCCCCTCCTAAACCCACAGTTGGGATGGTCTGAGCCTGCTGCCTTTTTTCAACGAGGGTAAACACGCTGTATGTTATACTTATACCATGCACTAACAAAGTCGCAACAAAGTAACAAgtcatctattttattttatacctCATATTTccactttttctttttgtttataacTTTTTGCTTGTTTTACAGGTTCGCACTATTTCCGCATCTAAAAAAactagtataaatatttttttcataaatgaaaataaagtttGTTTCTATATCGACAACTCACACATGTAAtgaattttctattaaaaattggCGATACAAAAGAAATTGCTATAATTGTAATTGACAtttgtttagcaaaaaaaaaaatgtaattgaCATTTTCATTCATAACTTTTCTTTACGTAAAaataaaggttttttttttgtctgcaaCTTAGATAGTACAGGATGGGGATGATAATGGCATGCTTCctataagtaaaaataatttgGAAATAGAAAAACAgaagttttttttatctaaaaagaaCTCATCATATTGCAGGGGCTCAACTAGCTAGTGTCTTATTGAGTATTGACGGAGACAAGCGAGATATCATACGAGAGAAGGGCAAACTGCATACATATGGATTATACATGGcccatcatttaaaaaaaatataagttttattattatatattaatcaatGGTGACTTTGAagttacataatatatacaGCTCCCAAATTAATGGAATTCATGCGTTTCTCCTTCTCTCCTCTCCCAACCATATATTACGTGCTAAATCGTTTTtctcttaacaaaaaaaaaaggtttcaaaTAAGCAAGCagtaaaatgaaaaagaaagacTTTGCAAGAATACACTATTTCCAAGATTGTTTCCACACTGTACAAGTCTTAAGAAAACAAGCGTGGAAATAGTAACAACATATAACATAGATGAAGAGAGTAGAGTAGAATCAAGATTCAAGAATGCTCCGCAAAGAAGAAATGACTTCGTACGTCTTCGGGAAAAATAATATCTTTGAAAACATTGATCACTCGAACAAGTACTCCAAGGAACACCAAGAAACGTGTCAGCCTGGCTATAAAATATGTAACTATAGGGTCTCTGTATACAAACAGGGGGTATAGGGTTTTAGTTGTGAAGAGGATTTGGACCGGAGGGGACGAGTCTTTTATCGACGCCGACGCCGTACCTTGGATCAATCTCGAGCGGAGGAGGAGGGGGAGCAAGTGGCTGTTTCCGGCTGTTACGGTGGATTCTTTGAAGCTCAAGGCACATAGACCGCGCGTACGTACGAGAAAAAGAGTCACACGAACCGCGAGGAGCCACGTAATACGGATGCTGAACCCTCGGGACGTATCTGTGAGTTCGGTACCGGAAGTTTCTTGATGTCATCCGGTTTTCTTCGGCGGTCAGAGAAGCGGCGACAAGCAAAAAGACGACGAGGAGAAGGATCGGACGGTTCAGGTGGCTCGTCCACATTGCTTGATATgggaagggagagagagagagtacgaTATGTTTTGGTGGAGAAGGGAAAGTTTAAactaaaagagagagagagagagaaagagggaaATAAGCAAAGTGGGAGTTTTAATGCAACACAGAAGATGCACATGAGCCGACGTTATGAGGAGGAGGTCGTTTTCATAGACATAATTAAATATCAACCCGTGATCTCATTATACATTCCGATCTCGATTTATTCCACTTGCTGTTGCTCTTTTCATATGATATGAAATAATGAAAACGTACAAAAATAATAGGTTTATTATGTATTCTACATTAAATGTTTACAACCAATATATACAAGAAAAGTCAAGAACGTATATTTAACTGTTTCTTGGGTCTCaagctatctctctctctctgctcttTATAGGCTTCCCATGGGCTAAAAGAAAGATTACACCAAAACTATTTAGAAGAGCCCTGATAAGAACGACCCATCAGTCCCTCACATGAAGAGGGGTTCTTTTGAAGTAACATCTTAAGATAAGCACacatctcttccttttctttgGTAAAAATCAAAACATCATCATGTCTTACAGAAGAAGAGACAATGACTCTAGTGTACTTTGATTGAGTAAATATGAATACTAAGTTACCAAAGGTTTATAAAGAGAAAgctgaaagagagagaaaggaatcTTAAATGTTGAAAACAAAGAAGAATCTCTTAGTAAGAAACTTGAATCTTTATATCAACACTGAGAAAGAAACGAATTGCCCaagtgataaaaaaaatctttacatGAACAAATCAAAAAGGTTTTGATATACAGTCAGAACCTtgaacatttttaataaaagaatTCTAGAGAAAACAAGGATAAAGAAGAGAACAAAACCTAGGGATGAGCTGTGGTTTTCATGTTCTAATTCAATCATCAGTATCCTCAGCAGGAAGATTGAGATCGAATTGCATATCAGCTGCTTTGCGTTTGGCCCTCTGTGCTTGATTGGCAATGGTATGTGATCTCTTGTGACCTCCTAAAGCTTGTCCTGAACTGTACACCTTGAAGCAAATCGGGCACTCGTGGCCTTTGCTATTCTTGACTCCACCACTTGCTTTCTTAACCATCGGTGATTTGACATCACTGGACCTATGAAACTTGTTGTTTGTGTCTGCAGATGAATCACTTTCATAAAAAGGCGAGACCCTTTTGCTTTTGCCCAGCTCATGCTTTGATCCTCCCTCCTTTACCCCAAGATCATCACCGTTCTTGAAGCTGTTGAATCCAGAACCAAATCCAGTGTTCCTAAGAGACCCACCAACCGAGACATCTGAGTCTGACTTCTTTGGTCCGTTCATGAAGTAATCAGAATCAGAGGAACCATCATCACTATCATCAACAACAGCAACTTTGTGTGGTGTCTTAAGCAGCTCCCCTGAAGATGTCTTGGTCTCGAGAATCTCAGAGTTGTTCTCAGATGACTCAGGCACCAGAGAGTTGAAGTTATAGTCTTTCCTACCCAAATGTAAAAACATCAGATCCTTAGATCCTTGATCAATCCCAGGATCAGAAGACCAGCTCACAGTACTAAAAGATTCAGAACTGGACTGCTTCTTGGATCTTTTGATCATGGTAGGACCAGAGGAAGTAGTAGTCTCAGAAGCAGACTGGGTGCCCATCTTCTTTCCCTCGTAGTTGTGACAATCCATGTGACTGGCAAGAGCTCTCTGATCCACCAACCTCTTCTTGCTGTTGTTGTTCTTGCCAATGAAACTATCTGAATGAACTGAACTCCGAGGCGAATGAATCCTGATGTGACCTCCGAGTGATTTCCCAGAAGGGAACTTCTTGTTACAGAACTTGCACACAAACTCCTTCTCCATCTTAGATTGGTCGATCAAACACTAAACAAGAAGAATatcaagaaataaaaaagaaggttACTTTAGACAAAGGAAACGCAAAAGGAAGATCAAACGAGAAGAACCACCCATTTTTGTGCTGTGCTTTGATGAGTTTACCTCAAAATCTCCCAAAGGCTACGGAGCGAAGGGAAGCAGAGGAAAGGTTGATGCTTTCTCAGGGATCAAGAGATTCTGGGATGTGACAGTTATTCTCTGGCTTTAAGTACAAGATCCTCTCTACCTTCAAGCCTTAGCAAAGAGGAGATAATGTTAAAGAAACAAACTTTGTAAATAGATTCCACAGTATTCTTCTATCCAAGTTTAGagatttgttttctctttttatttttgaatttttttggagcaaaagaaaaaatatcacAAAATATCACAAGTGTTGTTACTAACACGATTAGTCAAAATTTCAacatactctctctctctctctctccatctctttgTGTGTGTTGTTCGATTCATGCATGGAAGGCAAAAAGATATGCAAATGGATACACCAGATAAAAGTGAGAAAGACACTGGACGGTCCAGATCTATTTTGGCCACTCATTACAAGCCCTTCACCTTAACTCCTTACTcaaattttcaaagaaaaaaacaataccaAATCTTGAAATTGCACAATCcacaaaaatgtttaattacagATTTGTTTCCCTTATTTgacaaaaattcttaaatagCACAACTGAACTGTAAACTGAATCCGAGTACTATAACAAACCAGGGGCCTAACAGAGACTTCTCGACGTCCAAACAAAGCCTGAACCAGAATTGTCTCTTCTCTGCCACTTATTCTATTCTCAAGCAACAAACTTTGGCGTTGAGCACATTTGTCAATTTTGTTTGCAGTGTCACCAATGTAGATTTTGGGAAACCAGACCCAAAACCACTTCATTTATACAAAgaaataattcattttttttaaaacctctATAGGAAATTCATATTTGATGACAAAAACATGATGATGGTTCTGTTTctcacagcaaaaaaaaaaaaaaaaaggaaagggaAAGGCACACTAGGCCTTCACATTTCTTCCTGTACAACATTAATTTAAAGGTCACAACGAGATAAAAAACCCTATAAGAGCAATTCAGAGAGATTCTGACATTCTAGGTAATAAACGATTTCCAGACAAGAGGGTCCCAAGAAAAGTGAAA
This region of Brassica napus cultivar Da-Ae chromosome C5, Da-Ae, whole genome shotgun sequence genomic DNA includes:
- the LOC106397753 gene encoding U-box domain-containing protein 62, with the protein product MSNPMIQLAKVSPPFFKTAPTKESSLVAAENGCDVSGRRDASSSSLSNSIESLSNSIESLRTIFWALMSDAMILPCGHTFGAGGMEQVKQMVWTFPHTDGPAAALIMGQGKSQAHSSSNT
- the LOC106399786 gene encoding CLAVATA3/ESR (CLE)-related protein 9; the encoded protein is MWTSHLNRPILLLVVFLLVAASLTAEENRMTSRNFRYRTHRYVPRVQHPYYVAPRGSCDSFSRTYARSMCLELQRIHRNSRKQPLAPPPPPLEIDPRYGVGVDKRLVPSGPNPLHN
- the LOC106398783 gene encoding zinc finger protein ZAT9; this encodes MEKEFVCKFCNKKFPSGKSLGGHIRIHSPRSSVHSDSFIGKNNNSKKRLVDQRALASHMDCHNYEGKKMGTQSASETTTSSGPTMIKRSKKQSSSESFSTVSWSSDPGIDQGSKDLMFLHLGRKDYNFNSLVPESSENNSEILETKTSSGELLKTPHKVAVVDDSDDGSSDSDYFMNGPKKSDSDVSVGGSLRNTGFGSGFNSFKNGDDLGVKEGGSKHELGKSKRVSPFYESDSSADTNNKFHRSSDVKSPMVKKASGGVKNSKGHECPICFKVYSSGQALGGHKRSHTIANQAQRAKRKAADMQFDLNLPAEDTDD